One window from the genome of Methanobrevibacter oralis encodes:
- a CDS encoding UPF0147 family protein, translating into MSNATLKEVCEILEYIKENNTVPRNIREAADQSNELLKDGEQDQSVKISAVLGKLDEISNDPNIPVHARTLIWEVLSKLESI; encoded by the coding sequence ATAAGCAACGCAACATTAAAAGAAGTATGTGAAATACTTGAATATATAAAAGAAAACAATACTGTTCCTCGTAACATTAGAGAAGCAGCTGATCAATCCAATGAGCTTCTAAAAGATGGAGAACAAGATCAATCTGTTAAAATTAGCGCTGTTCTAGGAAAATTAGATGAAATTAGTAATGATCCTAATATTCCAGTTCATGCTAGAACTTTAATTTGGGAAGTATTATCCAAATTAGAATCTATCTAA